One window of Misgurnus anguillicaudatus chromosome 13, ASM2758022v2, whole genome shotgun sequence genomic DNA carries:
- the nr4a1 gene encoding nuclear receptor subfamily 4immunitygroup A member 1, whose protein sequence is MTCVQSQHGVQTYESSLFSSEFLNPDFTSRLAMDVTDQRDQHSAPSLPSITSLVGGYVGEFDTYSCQIATGAASTCAGATPGQDAFKLDDLQVYGCYPGTFALSYLDETLSSSGGSNCFGSPASAPSPSTPGFQPMSAWDSTYGPCSPDDGCWASEKTPLAQPPSFFTFGHVTADELSPLSQLQPQLSDQDPFSQNQQHGSPLSFSPLGLEQGTRDGSGLMDGHLSPKVRSPTGNEGRCAVCGDNASCQHYGVRTCEGCKGFFKRTVQKNAKYVCLANKDCPVDKRRRNRCQFCRFQKCLAVGMVKEVVRTDSLKGRRGRLPSKPKVVQDSVSVSSPVNIIASLVTAHIDSNPASGNLDYSKYQESVSGLSEKEDANDIQQFYDLLTGSMDVIRKWAGNIPGFNAFCKEDQDLLLESAFVELFILRLAYRSNPETDKLIFCNGTVLHRTQCVRSFGDWIDSIMEFSQSLHRLNLDVSSFSCLATLVIITDRHGLKEPKRIEDLQNRLVTCLRDHVATSTSEVVRPNYLSRLLSKLPELRTLCTQGLQRIFYLKLEDLVPPPPIVDKIFMDTLPF, encoded by the exons ATGACCTGTGTTCAAAGTCAACATGGAGTCCAGACCTATGAGAGCTCGCTCTTCAGCTCAGAATTTTTGAATCCTGACTTCACCTCCAGGTTGGCCATGGACGTGACTGACCAGCGGGACCAGCACTCTGCTCCCTCCCTACCGAGCATCACTTCTTTGGTCGGAGGCTACGTTGGCGAGTTCGACACCTACTCCTGCCAGATTGCCACAGGGGCTGCTTCGACCTGTGCAGGTGCCACTCCAGGACAGGACGCTTTCAAACTGGACGACCTCCAGGTGTACGGCTGCTACCCAGGCACGTTCGCTTTGAGCTACCTGGATGAGACGTTGTCTTCTTCAGGTGGGTCAAACTGCTTTGGAAGTCCAGCCTCGGCACCATCGCCCTCAACCCCTGGGTTCCAGCCCATGTCAGCTTGGGATAGCACCTATGGTCCCTGTTCCCCAGACGATGGCTGCTGGGCTTCAGAGAAGACCCCTTTGGCACAGCCTCCATCTTTTTTCACGTTTGGGCACGTTACAGCCGATGAGCTTTCTCCACTGAGTCAACTGCAGCCTCAGCTTTCGGATCAGGACCCGTTTTCTCAGAACCAGCAGCATGGTTCTCCTCTTTCCTTCAGTCCGCTTGGCCTGGAGCAGGGTACCCGGGATGGGTCAGGACTGATGGACGGACACCTGTCTCCTAAAGTGAGGAGTCCAACAGGAAATGAGGGACGCTGTGCAGTGTGTGGAGACAATGCTTCCTGTCAACATTACGGTGTGCGCACCTGTGAAGGGTGCAAGGGCTTTTTTAAG CGCACAGTACAGAAAAATGCCAAGTACGTTTGCCTTGCCAACAAAGACTGTCCAGTGGACAAAAGGCGGCGAAACAGGTGCCAGTTCTGCCGTTTTCAAAAGTGCCTAGCAGTGGGGATGGTGAAAGAAG TTGTGAGAACAGACAGCCTTAAAGGTAGAAGGGGTCGTCTGCCATCCAAACCAAAAGTTGTTCAAGACTCAGTCTCTGTCTCTTCCCCCGTAAACATCATCGCCTCTCTCGTCACTGCCCATATCGACTCCAACCCAGCCAGTGGAAATCTGGACTATTCAAAG TATCAGGAATCAGTATCCGGGTTGTCCGAAAAGGAGGATGCCAATGACATCCAGCAGTTTTATGACCTGCTTACAGGGTCAATGGATGTTATCAGGAAGTGGGCCGGAAATATCCCAGGATTTAATGCGTTTTGTAAGGAGGACCAAGACCTTCTCCTGGAGTCAGCTTTTGTGGAGCTCTTCATACTTCGGTTAGCGTACAG GTCAAACCCTGAGACAGACAAGCTTATTTTCTGCAATGGGACGGTTCTCCACCGAACACAGTGTGTACGAAGCTTCGGTGACTGGATTGACTCCATTATGGAGTTCTCTCAGAGTTTACATCGCTTGAATTTAGATGTATCATCTTTTTCCTGCCTTGCCACTTTGGTTATTATCACAG ATCGACATGGTCTGAAAGAGCCCAAACGGATCGAGGACCTCCAGAACCGCTTGGTCACGTGTCTCCGAGATCACGTCGCCACGAGTACCTCTGAAGTCGTTCGGCCCAACTACCTGTCCCGACTCTTGAGCAAGCTTCCCGAGCTGAGAACCCTGTGCACTCAGGGTCTCCAACGAATCTTCTATCTCAAACTGGAAGACCTGGTTCCACCCCCACCAATTGTGGATAAAATTTTCATGGACACGTTGCCATTCTGA